A genome region from candidate division KSB1 bacterium includes the following:
- the deoC gene encoding deoxyribose-phosphate aldolase — protein MPTVKELAKMIDHSILHPTMTDEDLKRECEIAVKYDTASVCVKPYAVKQAAEYLKGSDVINGCVIGFPHGNSAIDVKVFETEQAIKDGAVEIDMVVNIGKVLSGDWDYVKKEIGSIVKVTKANHAVLKVIFENDYMPDDAHIIKLCEICSELKVDYVKTSSGFGFVKGEDGRYAYEGATEHDLRLMRKHSDPEVKVKAAGGVRTLNGLLMVRDCGAARCGATATVKILDDARQRFGG, from the coding sequence ATGCCAACTGTCAAAGAACTCGCAAAAATGATTGATCATTCGATCCTGCATCCGACCATGACGGATGAGGATTTAAAAAGAGAGTGTGAAATTGCTGTCAAATATGATACGGCGTCGGTCTGCGTTAAACCGTACGCGGTCAAACAAGCGGCTGAATATTTAAAAGGTTCGGATGTGATCAACGGCTGTGTCATCGGATTTCCGCACGGCAACAGCGCCATCGATGTCAAGGTGTTCGAAACCGAACAGGCCATCAAAGACGGCGCCGTTGAAATCGATATGGTCGTCAATATCGGCAAAGTCCTGAGCGGTGACTGGGATTATGTCAAAAAGGAAATCGGCAGTATTGTCAAGGTGACCAAAGCGAACCATGCCGTATTAAAAGTGATTTTTGAAAATGATTATATGCCGGATGATGCGCACATTATCAAACTGTGTGAGATCTGCAGCGAACTCAAAGTCGATTATGTCAAGACGTCCAGCGGATTCGGGTTTGTCAAGGGCGAGGACGGCAGATACGCCTATGAAGGCGCCACCGAACATGATCTCCGACTGATGCGCAAACATTCCGATCCCGAGGTTAAGGTCAAGGCGGCCGGCGGTGTGCGCACCCTAAATGGGCTGCTGATGGTGCGCGACTGCGGCGCGGCGCGCTGCGGCGCCACAGCGACCGTCAAGATCCTGGATGACGCCAGGCAGCGCTTTGGCGGTTAA
- a CDS encoding sulfatase-like hydrolase/transferase, producing MKRRTFLKTAGASAIAGGFFLNASCSKARKPNVILINADDLDFDFIERAYMENVEFLGLPEEMRTHNMEWVTEGALKFIEQSQDQPFFLYMPLPIPHGQYFSDWEMGNKLATPAGMLDKAPDVQPPRQTIFKRLEQHGIDKRNAMATWMDDSVGAVLAKLDELGLAEHTMVIFTSDHQSRGKFTCYEGNRVPFLLRWPGHVEPGSRIDQIAASVDIAPTCIELAGGTPPENMSRDGRSFLPLLKEQADGWRDSLLLECAYIKAVVTPKWKYIANRPPQEVLDKMQAEAQTSAETGEPRRIGWSGIANWHRQGEGVIYSAVRDFPNYFDKDQLYDLENDPFEQRNLVTDVGYGETASELKEKLSAFVRDLPHTFGEFGKEAD from the coding sequence ATGAAACGACGAACCTTTTTGAAAACAGCAGGCGCCTCGGCGATTGCCGGCGGATTTTTCCTGAACGCGTCCTGTTCCAAAGCGCGAAAACCCAATGTAATTCTCATCAATGCGGATGATCTGGACTTTGATTTTATTGAACGCGCCTATATGGAAAACGTCGAGTTTCTCGGACTGCCCGAGGAGATGCGCACACACAATATGGAATGGGTTACAGAGGGAGCGTTAAAGTTTATCGAGCAGTCTCAGGATCAGCCGTTCTTTCTGTACATGCCGCTTCCGATCCCGCACGGTCAGTATTTTTCAGACTGGGAAATGGGCAACAAACTGGCGACGCCGGCGGGCATGCTGGATAAAGCGCCGGATGTGCAGCCGCCGCGGCAAACGATTTTTAAGCGTCTGGAGCAACACGGCATTGACAAGCGCAATGCCATGGCCACCTGGATGGATGACAGTGTGGGCGCGGTGCTGGCAAAACTGGACGAGCTGGGTCTGGCTGAACATACAATGGTCATTTTTACCAGCGATCACCAGTCGCGCGGCAAGTTTACCTGCTACGAAGGCAACCGGGTGCCGTTCCTGCTGCGCTGGCCGGGCCATGTCGAACCCGGATCCCGGATCGATCAGATCGCCGCGAGCGTTGATATCGCGCCGACCTGTATTGAACTGGCCGGCGGAACCCCGCCGGAAAATATGTCGCGGGATGGCCGCAGTTTTCTGCCGCTTTTAAAAGAACAAGCCGATGGATGGCGGGATTCGCTGCTGCTGGAATGCGCGTACATCAAGGCGGTGGTCACGCCGAAATGGAAGTATATTGCCAATCGGCCGCCGCAGGAGGTGCTGGACAAAATGCAGGCCGAAGCGCAAACAAGCGCCGAAACCGGAGAACCGCGCCGCATCGGCTGGAGCGGCATTGCCAACTGGCACCGGCAGGGCGAAGGCGTGATTTATAGCGCAGTCCGGGATTTTCCGAATTATTTTGACAAGGATCAATTGTATGATCTGGAAAATGATCCGTTCGAACAGCGGAATCTGGTTACGGACGTGGGGTATGGTGAAACCGCCTCTGAACTGAAAGAAAAACTGAGTGCATTTGTCAGAGATTTACCGCACACATTCGGAGAATTTGGCAAAGAAGCGGACTGA
- a CDS encoding sialate O-acetylesterase: MPPEPRGPGHPHTPAGLYNAMIHPLAPFGMRGAIWYQGEANAGRARQYRTLLPAMINDWRRVWDQKTCYFGIVQLANYMAVSEGPEESAWAELREAQAMTAETLKNTGLAVIIDIGEADDIHPKNKQDVGKRLGLWARAQAYGQDVLGSGPVYTSMSIENGRAIIDFAHTADSLVSRGSNTLKGFSIAGPDREFVPAQAEIRGDQVVVWSDTMDEPRAVRYAWANNPVCNLYNSVGLPAGPFRTDDWPGVTDGVLK; this comes from the coding sequence TTGCCGCCGGAACCGCGCGGTCCGGGACATCCGCATACTCCCGCCGGACTCTACAATGCCATGATTCATCCGCTGGCGCCCTTTGGCATGCGCGGCGCCATCTGGTATCAGGGCGAGGCCAATGCCGGCCGCGCCCGGCAGTACCGCACCCTGCTGCCTGCGATGATCAACGACTGGCGGCGTGTGTGGGATCAAAAGACCTGTTATTTCGGTATTGTTCAGCTGGCCAATTACATGGCTGTCAGTGAGGGGCCGGAAGAAAGCGCCTGGGCGGAACTGCGCGAAGCGCAGGCCATGACCGCTGAAACACTGAAAAACACCGGACTGGCGGTCATTATCGATATCGGCGAAGCGGATGATATTCACCCGAAAAACAAACAGGATGTGGGAAAGCGCCTGGGTCTCTGGGCGCGGGCACAGGCCTATGGGCAGGACGTGCTCGGGTCCGGTCCGGTTTACACGTCCATGTCCATAGAAAACGGCCGGGCAATCATTGATTTTGCGCATACCGCGGATAGTCTGGTGAGCCGCGGCAGCAATACGCTGAAGGGGTTTAGTATCGCCGGACCGGATCGCGAATTTGTTCCGGCGCAGGCCGAGATCCGCGGCGATCAGGTTGTGGTCTGGTCCGATACAATGGATGAACCGAGAGCCGTGCGCTATGCCTGGGCCAACAATCCGGTGTGCAATCTGTACAATTCGGTCGGACTGCCGGCCGGACCGTTTCGGACCGATGACTGGCCCGGTGTAACCGATGGTGTGTTGAAATAG
- a CDS encoding glycoside hydrolase family 2 TIM barrel-domain containing protein, which translates to MPETWKDKELFIHFEGVQSAFYLWINGRQVGYSQGSMTPAEFNITKWIQPGENLLAAQVYRWSDGSYLEDQDFWRLSGIYRDVYLTAEPRLRIRDVVIRSPLDEEYKNGLLTVETHLENHTRRNGRGLSLTYELRDPQGRNVVIERDKGIEIPGTGRMMQKFDAEIQQPGAWSAEFPNLYTLALELRDSKDAVLEAVSFRIGFRTVEIKQGQLCVNGVPVVMRGVNRHEIDPETGRVVSRDLMIRDIKLMKQHNINAVRTAHYPNHPLWYDLCDEYGLYVWDEANIEGHHLRETGVLNDNPDWQAAILDRGRSMLHRDINHASVIVWSLGNETGYGRNFDILADSIRALDASRPVHYDDSKEATGVSQFDIISNMYASPDEIVRFHKQFPDRPIILCEYSHAMGNNGGIMDYWKVIRKYPRLQGGFVWDWVDQGLYKTHEQGERFFAYGGDFGDEPNDANFCLNGLVYPDRRITPALLEAKVAYQPVWFTAVDLARGLIDIHNAHHFRNLKDLKFLWKVTCEGERIQSGTLPRLDLPAGSSASVKIDFNSAELPRERECFLNVYAQLESDQSLSGGHAVAKAQFELPGRDPGWAINPLPELPGITATESAARLNVSGGNWFIGFDKRSGTLDTWHLDGEDVLVRGPELCVWRPPTDNDAKDANGLRLWKKQNLDQLQSELVDLKTAVTPQTAKLIATFAMLDTERTLLFQVIHHYTVINGDLILHTFVYPQPDVTILPGLGVQMQVPERLNQAAWYGRGPHENYPDRKTSAFVDTYTLPVTDLFEPYILPQENGNRADVRWMSLTDGSDGLLFQSDSLMHFSASFYDDRQIESASHLYELEKNDFITVDLDHRQSGLGTAACGPGVRDEYLVRAKDMQFAVRISPVRNGNKQTWIRYDLPDARQDFLSKPVIEPDQRLFSDSLQVRLSAHRPGVKIRYTTDGSLPTLNSKVYAGPFSIDKSAVINAACFEHGLTGLIAQKRYHAVKVDSVHFDHDPITLFQTPDRFDLFDGQTGAAGNLEQHWLAFETDMIAHIELTRRMNLAAIKMRFSSDWYWGYVYPRRIVIEASKTGDTFKTVYETRTDANEKHFYYEVREFSAPVNLMDVKYLRISAYNIEERPAWWQSRHKSPTLLIDEIKLIKP; encoded by the coding sequence GTGCCGGAAACCTGGAAGGATAAAGAACTTTTTATCCATTTTGAAGGCGTCCAGTCCGCGTTTTATTTGTGGATTAACGGACGGCAAGTCGGTTACAGTCAGGGCAGCATGACTCCGGCTGAATTCAATATCACAAAATGGATACAACCGGGTGAAAATCTGCTGGCGGCGCAGGTGTACCGCTGGTCGGACGGCAGTTACCTGGAAGATCAGGATTTCTGGCGACTGAGCGGTATTTATCGGGATGTGTACCTGACCGCTGAACCGCGGTTGCGGATTCGTGACGTGGTCATCCGGTCTCCGCTGGATGAGGAATACAAAAACGGTCTTTTGACGGTGGAGACTCATCTCGAGAATCACACCCGACGCAACGGCCGCGGCTTGAGTTTGACGTATGAACTGCGAGATCCGCAGGGGCGCAACGTGGTTATCGAGAGGGATAAGGGCATTGAGATCCCCGGAACAGGCCGGATGATGCAAAAATTTGATGCGGAAATTCAGCAACCGGGTGCCTGGAGCGCCGAATTCCCGAATTTATACACGCTGGCGCTGGAGCTGAGGGATTCAAAAGACGCTGTGCTGGAAGCTGTTTCGTTCCGCATCGGATTTCGTACAGTGGAAATCAAGCAGGGTCAGTTGTGCGTCAACGGCGTGCCGGTAGTCATGCGCGGCGTCAACCGGCATGAGATTGATCCGGAGACCGGACGGGTGGTATCGCGCGATCTCATGATTCGGGATATCAAGCTCATGAAGCAGCACAATATCAACGCGGTGCGCACTGCACATTATCCGAATCATCCCCTGTGGTATGACCTGTGCGATGAATATGGCCTGTACGTATGGGATGAGGCCAATATCGAAGGCCATCATCTGCGGGAAACCGGCGTATTAAATGACAATCCCGACTGGCAGGCGGCCATTCTGGATCGCGGCCGGTCCATGCTGCATCGGGATATCAATCATGCTTCGGTCATCGTCTGGTCTCTGGGCAATGAAACCGGCTATGGCCGCAATTTCGATATCCTGGCGGACAGCATCAGAGCGCTGGATGCGTCGCGTCCCGTACATTATGATGATTCCAAAGAGGCGACCGGTGTCAGTCAGTTTGATATCATTTCCAATATGTATGCGTCACCGGATGAAATCGTCCGGTTTCACAAGCAATTCCCGGACCGCCCGATCATTTTATGCGAATATTCGCATGCGATGGGCAACAACGGCGGAATTATGGATTACTGGAAAGTCATCCGCAAGTATCCGCGGCTGCAGGGCGGCTTTGTCTGGGACTGGGTGGATCAGGGTCTGTACAAGACCCATGAACAGGGTGAGCGATTTTTCGCTTACGGCGGAGATTTCGGGGATGAACCGAATGATGCGAACTTTTGTCTGAATGGTCTGGTGTATCCGGATCGCCGCATCACACCGGCGCTGCTTGAAGCCAAAGTCGCCTACCAGCCCGTGTGGTTCACCGCTGTGGATTTGGCCCGCGGCTTGATTGATATCCACAATGCTCATCATTTCCGGAATCTGAAAGATTTAAAGTTTTTATGGAAAGTGACCTGTGAAGGAGAGCGCATCCAGTCCGGTACACTGCCGCGCCTTGATCTTCCCGCCGGGTCATCGGCGTCTGTGAAAATTGATTTTAATTCAGCTGAACTGCCGCGCGAACGAGAGTGTTTTCTGAACGTGTATGCGCAACTCGAATCCGATCAGAGCTTGTCTGGCGGTCATGCGGTTGCCAAAGCCCAGTTTGAACTGCCCGGACGCGATCCTGGCTGGGCCATCAACCCATTGCCCGAGCTCCCCGGGATCACTGCGACGGAATCTGCAGCGCGTCTTAATGTCAGCGGCGGGAACTGGTTCATCGGATTTGACAAACGCTCGGGCACCCTGGATACCTGGCATCTGGACGGTGAGGATGTTCTGGTCAGGGGACCGGAATTGTGTGTCTGGCGGCCGCCCACCGACAATGACGCCAAAGACGCGAACGGTCTGCGCTTGTGGAAAAAACAAAATCTGGATCAACTGCAGTCCGAGCTGGTGGATCTCAAGACCGCGGTGACCCCCCAAACCGCCAAATTGATCGCCACCTTTGCCATGCTGGATACGGAGCGCACACTTTTGTTTCAGGTGATCCACCATTACACGGTGATTAACGGGGATTTGATTCTCCATACATTTGTTTATCCGCAGCCGGATGTTACGATTTTGCCCGGGCTGGGTGTGCAGATGCAGGTGCCTGAGCGCTTGAATCAGGCCGCCTGGTACGGACGCGGACCGCATGAGAATTATCCGGACCGCAAGACCAGCGCCTTTGTCGATACCTATACTCTGCCGGTGACCGACCTGTTTGAACCCTATATACTGCCGCAGGAAAACGGCAATCGGGCGGATGTGCGCTGGATGAGTTTGACCGACGGCAGCGACGGCCTTTTATTTCAGTCTGATAGCCTGATGCATTTCAGCGCATCTTTTTATGATGACCGGCAGATTGAATCGGCCTCGCATTTGTATGAACTCGAAAAAAATGACTTTATTACGGTTGACCTGGATCACAGACAATCAGGTCTGGGGACCGCAGCCTGCGGTCCCGGCGTTCGTGATGAATATCTGGTGCGGGCGAAAGATATGCAGTTTGCCGTTCGGATATCGCCGGTGCGGAATGGGAACAAGCAGACCTGGATTCGTTATGACCTGCCGGATGCGCGTCAGGATTTTCTCAGCAAACCGGTGATTGAACCGGATCAGCGATTGTTTTCCGATTCTCTGCAGGTTCGTCTGTCCGCTCATCGTCCGGGTGTCAAGATCCGTTATACCACGGACGGAAGCCTGCCGACCCTGAATTCAAAGGTCTATGCAGGGCCGTTTTCCATCGACAAATCCGCGGTGATCAACGCGGCCTGTTTTGAACACGGTTTGACGGGCCTGATTGCACAAAAACGCTATCATGCTGTCAAAGTGGATTCCGTGCATTTTGATCACGATCCGATAACATTATTCCAGACACCTGATCGCTTTGATTTATTCGACGGCCAAACCGGAGCCGCCGGAAATCTGGAACAGCATTGGCTGGCCTTTGAAACGGACATGATTGCGCATATCGAACTGACGCGCCGGATGAATCTGGCCGCCATCAAAATGCGCTTTTCCTCAGACTGGTACTGGGGGTATGTGTATCCGCGCCGTATAGTTATCGAGGCCTCGAAAACCGGTGACACGTTCAAAACGGTGTATGAAACCCGCACCGATGCGAATGAAAAGCATTTTTATTACGAGGTGCGCGAATTTTCAGCGCCGGTAAACCTCATGGATGTAAAATATTTGCGAATATCCGCTTATAACATTGAGGAACGGCCGGCCTGGTGGCAGAGCCGGCATAAAAGTCCCACATTGCTCATTGATGAAATCAAATTGATCAAACCTTAG
- a CDS encoding GH116 family glycosyl hydrolase codes for MKFIKMFIIAAMLTSLLSASEIYKSSYRPRSGIAHGGLGTGSVELRKDGQFYNWSIFNNYPLGAGPVFEIPAHPRSHDDKSLLFFIVRYQVEGKDPQLKLLQLNRGYNEAGLEGIAYYYPWLNGIDEIEYEARFPYTDMTFRDSGMPFEIDVTVYNPFIPFDVKNSSLPGVYFDFKVRNTSSKDVNVFLIASLRNLVGYDTVDKYFTADIVEKDAYKVLNMSAGDLDPEYRTYGHMGLASLSGESTYYLGWEHKHPYYERLVVENHFPNIDDTAGRNVTLDNGEKRGRIAEGGTKDQRHFSSIGITRDLSAGEEFNHSFVFTWYFPNAWGAHQAQDGMQPIEWLQQDDYRINYTKTKRIGHYYNNFFDSAAGVADYMVQQKAPLSRQTRRFFDDFYASDLPQFALNQINSQLNTFIASSTLDRDGNFAIREGMAPNKSWGPNGTMDVSLYGSASVLSLFPDLQKSTMRRHKHCQTERGEIGHGLAVDLDYLQSGTWGVYHRIDLPGNYIQQVVRDYLWTGDEDYMKEMWPSLKKAFNYVLNDRDQDGDLLPDMEGIMCSYDNFPMYGMASYIHSQWLCAAEGMVQAARVMNDEAMQRKSRNVFEVTRQLVEDKLWNGEYYILYNDKEGDKGVDNACLTDQVIGQWLAHQSGFGYILNPEHVRSALQTVLDLSYQADFGLRNCTWPEYPELYPIHETNLWVDQANTCWTGVELGFASFLMYEDMYDEAMSVIKTVDDRYRDNGLYFDHQEFGGHYFRPMSAWAIINGVLGLSIRNDHYSFPLSSGGCL; via the coding sequence ATGAAATTTATAAAAATGTTCATTATTGCAGCCATGTTGACCTCGCTGCTGTCAGCATCTGAAATATACAAATCATCCTACCGGCCTCGCAGCGGCATTGCGCACGGCGGACTGGGCACCGGATCTGTGGAACTGCGCAAGGACGGACAGTTTTACAACTGGTCGATCTTTAACAATTATCCGCTGGGCGCCGGTCCGGTGTTTGAGATTCCGGCGCATCCGCGCAGTCATGACGATAAATCGCTGCTGTTTTTCATCGTGCGCTATCAGGTGGAGGGAAAAGATCCGCAACTGAAACTGCTGCAGCTGAACCGCGGCTATAACGAAGCCGGTCTGGAGGGTATCGCCTATTACTATCCCTGGTTAAATGGCATTGACGAGATCGAATATGAAGCGCGGTTTCCGTATACGGACATGACCTTTCGTGATTCCGGGATGCCGTTCGAGATCGATGTGACAGTCTACAATCCCTTTATCCCGTTTGATGTCAAGAATTCATCACTGCCGGGTGTGTATTTTGATTTCAAGGTTCGCAATACCTCCTCGAAAGACGTGAACGTGTTCCTGATCGCATCCCTGCGCAATCTGGTGGGGTATGACACCGTGGACAAATACTTTACCGCGGATATTGTTGAAAAAGACGCCTATAAAGTTTTGAATATGAGCGCCGGTGATCTGGATCCAGAGTACCGCACCTACGGGCATATGGGTCTGGCTTCACTATCCGGCGAGTCCACCTATTATCTGGGCTGGGAGCACAAGCACCCCTATTACGAACGGCTGGTGGTCGAAAATCATTTTCCCAATATTGATGACACGGCCGGCCGCAATGTTACGCTGGACAACGGTGAAAAGCGCGGACGCATTGCCGAGGGCGGCACCAAAGACCAGCGGCATTTCAGTTCCATCGGCATCACCCGTGATTTGAGCGCCGGCGAAGAATTTAACCATTCCTTTGTGTTTACCTGGTATTTTCCCAATGCCTGGGGCGCGCATCAGGCGCAGGACGGCATGCAGCCCATCGAATGGCTGCAGCAGGACGATTACAGGATCAATTACACCAAAACCAAACGCATTGGACATTATTACAATAATTTCTTTGACAGTGCAGCCGGGGTTGCTGATTACATGGTGCAGCAGAAAGCGCCGTTATCACGACAGACACGCCGTTTTTTCGATGATTTTTACGCCAGTGATCTGCCGCAGTTTGCCCTGAACCAGATTAACTCGCAGCTGAATACGTTTATCGCCAGCTCTACCCTGGACCGGGACGGCAACTTTGCCATCCGCGAAGGCATGGCCCCGAATAAATCCTGGGGACCCAACGGCACCATGGATGTGTCTCTGTATGGGTCCGCCAGTGTGTTGTCGCTGTTCCCGGACCTGCAGAAATCGACCATGCGCCGTCACAAACACTGTCAGACTGAGCGCGGTGAAATCGGTCACGGACTGGCCGTGGACCTGGATTATCTGCAGAGCGGCACCTGGGGCGTGTATCACCGTATCGATCTGCCCGGTAATTATATTCAGCAGGTGGTGCGCGATTATCTGTGGACCGGCGATGAAGACTATATGAAGGAAATGTGGCCGTCGTTGAAAAAGGCGTTCAATTACGTACTGAATGACCGGGACCAGGACGGTGATCTGCTGCCGGATATGGAAGGCATTATGTGCAGTTATGACAATTTTCCCATGTACGGAATGGCGTCGTATATTCACAGCCAGTGGCTGTGCGCCGCTGAAGGGATGGTACAGGCGGCCCGGGTGATGAACGATGAGGCCATGCAGCGCAAAAGCCGGAACGTGTTTGAGGTCACCCGGCAGCTGGTGGAAGACAAGCTGTGGAACGGCGAGTATTACATTCTGTACAATGACAAGGAGGGAGACAAAGGCGTGGACAATGCCTGTCTCACCGATCAGGTGATCGGCCAGTGGCTGGCGCATCAGAGCGGATTCGGGTATATCCTAAATCCGGAACACGTGCGCTCGGCCCTGCAGACGGTGCTGGACCTGTCCTACCAAGCGGATTTCGGTCTGCGCAACTGCACCTGGCCCGAGTATCCGGAATTGTATCCCATTCACGAGACCAATCTGTGGGTGGATCAGGCCAATACCTGCTGGACGGGTGTGGAACTGGGGTTTGCTTCGTTTCTCATGTACGAAGATATGTATGATGAGGCCATGTCTGTGATCAAGACCGTGGACGACCGCTACCGGGACAATGGTCTGTATTTTGATCATCAGGAATTCGGCGGTCATTATTTCCGGCCCATGTCCGCGTGGGCGATCATCAACGGTGTGCTGGGATTGAGCATTCGCAATGACCACTATTCCTTTCCCCTGTCATCCGGAGGATGCTTATAA
- a CDS encoding glycoside hydrolase family 97 catalytic domain-containing protein — translation MRIVVFLLITAVAIAAAPIHVSVPSPDGDLVLSVGSESGTPFYTLSGAGAELIEASLLGLAGQNLDLANRLQFDSVSDITAAREQYTLISGKQRVIDDGYNQAAVHFVNADGDKLSIEVRVFDSGAAFRYRIDRAAGADRCRIVYEQTTFNLPQPGTAWMHPYDRISKWTPGYETYYENAVPIGTPAPLAMRGWAFPMLFETAGHWMLVTEAGSELSVGMHLQPECPGGEYKVRFPEQDEAYGVCGVEPVVSLPWSSAWRVILAGPDLNAIVESNVVTSLSADSKLDQTDWIQPGRSSWSWWSLSDSPKDFDILKEFVDFSAQMGWEYSLVDANWNMMENGDLQQLAQYASEQNVGLLVWYNSGGPHNTVGEQLRGRMHKAEARRQEFAWLEKIGVKGIKVDFFQSDKPCIMQQYTDILRDAVDAGLVVNFHGCTIPRGWRRTWPNLLTLESVKGAECYRFDKEFGHRAPLLNTIYPFTRNVIGPMDYTPVTFSHHTVPHHTSDAHELALSVVFESGILHAADHVDVYRSQPKAVQDFLRRVPVVWDETRLISGYPGRDAVMARRSGEIWYIAGINGEFQEKTLRLNFDFLSDASYHVHIISDGSLRSDYDFKTITVNTGDQTEIQIARYGGFAAYATPVK, via the coding sequence ATGAGAATTGTTGTTTTTCTTTTAATCACGGCCGTTGCAATTGCCGCGGCTCCGATTCATGTGTCGGTGCCGTCCCCTGATGGCGACCTTGTTTTATCGGTGGGCAGCGAATCCGGTACACCGTTTTATACACTTTCCGGCGCCGGGGCAGAGCTGATTGAAGCGTCGCTTCTGGGCCTGGCCGGGCAGAACCTGGACCTGGCCAATCGACTGCAGTTCGACTCGGTCTCTGACATTACAGCCGCTCGGGAGCAGTACACGCTGATCAGCGGCAAACAGCGGGTGATTGATGATGGTTACAATCAGGCTGCCGTGCATTTTGTCAATGCGGACGGCGACAAACTGAGCATCGAGGTGCGCGTATTTGACAGCGGCGCAGCGTTCCGTTACCGGATCGACCGGGCGGCCGGAGCAGACCGCTGCCGGATCGTTTACGAACAGACCACGTTCAATCTGCCGCAGCCCGGGACCGCCTGGATGCACCCCTACGACCGCATCTCCAAATGGACGCCGGGATACGAAACCTATTATGAAAACGCCGTTCCCATCGGCACCCCGGCGCCTTTGGCCATGCGCGGCTGGGCGTTTCCCATGCTGTTCGAAACAGCCGGACACTGGATGCTGGTCACCGAAGCCGGATCTGAACTCTCGGTTGGCATGCATCTGCAGCCCGAGTGTCCGGGCGGTGAATACAAAGTGCGCTTTCCGGAACAGGACGAAGCCTACGGGGTGTGCGGCGTTGAGCCGGTGGTGTCGTTACCCTGGTCCTCCGCCTGGCGCGTGATCCTGGCGGGTCCGGATCTGAACGCGATTGTCGAGTCCAATGTGGTGACGTCTTTGAGCGCGGATTCGAAACTGGATCAAACCGACTGGATTCAGCCGGGCCGTTCCAGCTGGAGCTGGTGGTCGCTGTCGGACAGTCCCAAAGATTTTGATATATTAAAAGAGTTTGTTGATTTTTCCGCCCAGATGGGCTGGGAGTATTCCCTGGTGGACGCCAACTGGAACATGATGGAAAACGGCGATCTGCAACAACTGGCGCAGTATGCCAGTGAACAAAATGTCGGACTGCTGGTATGGTACAACTCCGGCGGGCCGCACAATACAGTGGGCGAACAGCTGCGCGGCCGCATGCACAAAGCCGAGGCGCGGCGTCAGGAATTTGCCTGGCTGGAAAAAATCGGCGTCAAAGGCATCAAGGTGGATTTTTTTCAGAGCGACAAACCCTGTATTATGCAGCAGTATACCGATATCCTGCGCGATGCGGTCGACGCCGGGCTGGTGGTGAATTTTCACGGCTGTACCATTCCACGCGGCTGGCGCCGCACCTGGCCGAATCTGCTCACGCTTGAATCGGTCAAAGGCGCAGAATGTTACCGGTTTGATAAAGAGTTCGGGCACCGCGCGCCGCTGCTGAATACGATTTATCCCTTTACCCGCAATGTCATCGGTCCTATGGACTATACACCGGTCACTTTTTCACATCACACGGTACCGCACCACACCTCGGATGCGCACGAACTGGCCCTGTCCGTGGTGTTTGAATCCGGGATACTGCACGCCGCCGATCATGTTGATGTCTACCGGTCGCAGCCCAAAGCGGTTCAGGACTTTCTCCGGCGCGTGCCCGTGGTCTGGGACGAAACCCGGCTGATCAGCGGCTATCCGGGACGCGACGCGGTGATGGCGCGCCGCAGCGGTGAAATCTGGTACATTGCCGGCATCAACGGAGAATTTCAGGAAAAGACGCTGCGCCTGAATTTTGATTTTCTGTCGGATGCATCCTATCACGTTCATATCATTTCGGACGGTTCTTTGCGCAGCGACTATGATTTTAAAACCATAACCGTCAACACGGGTGATCAAACGGAGATTCAAATAGCGCGCTACGGCGGATTTGCGGCGTATGCAACGCCTGTTAAATAA